In Holophagales bacterium, one DNA window encodes the following:
- a CDS encoding 30S ribosomal protein S1: MAQGGNERDASLDVVEEEGAPQAHEYQEFLALYDESMRNLTEGEIVRGRVVAITANDVVVDVGYKSEGLVPLEEFAGIDGKVYVKVGDDVDVLLEKTEDQEGHVLLSRSKAERMRVWNDIENSFKEGRVIKGRVIDRIKGGLTVDVGVRAFLPGSLADIKPVKNLEALKGKELEFKVISLDRRRNNIVLSRKAVLEKEFERKKAETLERLQEGAMLKGTVKNITDYGVFVDLGGIDGLLHITDISWGRVNHPSEHFNIGDEVEVVVLKFDRDTERVSLGYKQRGEDPWSLVDKRYPVGARVHGKVVSLVDYGAFVELEEGVEGLIHVSEMSWTKKVVNPTKILKAGDEIDAIVTEVDTVQRRISLSLRQTERNPWEELAISHPIGSIVEGKVRNLTEFGAFVEITEEIDGLVHVSDMSWTKRVKHPSEVLRKGDAVRARIINIDIDNQRVSLSIKEFMPNEWQDFVDTHRVGDVVTGRVVNVTDFGLFIDIYQGLEGLAHVSEIDVPGGKLDDHFAIGDWIRARILRIEPEEKKVGLTLRGVPQPSEEEVAEFEAAMQAAMAPIETPEETEG, encoded by the coding sequence AGCGTGACGCCTCACTGGATGTCGTGGAAGAGGAGGGAGCTCCTCAGGCCCACGAGTACCAGGAGTTTCTTGCCCTCTACGACGAGAGCATGCGCAATCTCACCGAGGGCGAGATCGTCCGCGGCCGCGTCGTGGCGATCACGGCCAACGACGTCGTCGTCGACGTTGGCTACAAGTCCGAGGGTCTGGTTCCGTTGGAGGAGTTCGCCGGAATCGACGGCAAGGTCTACGTCAAGGTGGGTGACGACGTCGACGTGCTCCTCGAGAAGACCGAGGACCAGGAAGGCCACGTCCTCCTGTCCCGCAGCAAGGCCGAGCGGATGCGGGTGTGGAACGACATCGAGAACAGCTTCAAGGAAGGTCGCGTCATCAAGGGACGCGTCATCGACCGCATCAAGGGCGGCCTGACCGTCGATGTGGGCGTGCGGGCCTTCCTGCCCGGATCGCTGGCCGACATCAAGCCGGTCAAGAACCTCGAAGCGCTCAAGGGCAAGGAGCTGGAGTTCAAGGTCATCAGCCTCGACCGGCGGCGCAACAACATCGTCCTTTCCCGCAAGGCCGTGCTCGAGAAGGAGTTCGAGCGCAAGAAGGCCGAGACGCTGGAGCGCCTGCAGGAAGGCGCGATGCTCAAGGGGACGGTCAAGAACATCACCGACTACGGGGTGTTCGTCGACCTGGGCGGAATCGACGGGCTGCTGCACATCACCGACATCTCCTGGGGCCGGGTGAACCACCCGTCCGAGCACTTCAACATCGGCGACGAGGTCGAGGTGGTCGTCCTCAAGTTCGACCGCGACACCGAGCGGGTCTCGCTGGGTTACAAGCAGCGCGGTGAGGATCCGTGGTCGCTGGTCGACAAGCGCTACCCGGTGGGGGCGCGCGTGCACGGCAAGGTCGTCAGCCTGGTCGACTACGGCGCCTTCGTCGAGCTCGAAGAGGGCGTCGAGGGGCTGATTCACGTCAGCGAGATGTCGTGGACCAAGAAGGTCGTCAACCCGACGAAGATCCTCAAGGCCGGCGACGAGATCGACGCGATCGTCACCGAGGTCGACACGGTGCAGCGGCGCATCTCGCTGTCGCTCCGCCAGACCGAGCGCAACCCCTGGGAAGAGCTGGCGATCAGCCATCCGATCGGCAGCATCGTCGAGGGCAAGGTGCGCAACCTGACCGAGTTCGGCGCCTTCGTCGAGATCACCGAAGAGATCGACGGCCTCGTCCACGTCTCCGACATGAGCTGGACGAAGCGCGTCAAGCATCCGAGCGAAGTGCTGCGCAAGGGTGACGCGGTGCGCGCACGCATCATCAACATCGACATCGACAACCAGCGCGTGTCGCTCTCGATCAAGGAGTTCATGCCGAACGAGTGGCAGGACTTCGTCGACACGCACCGGGTGGGCGACGTCGTCACCGGTCGGGTGGTGAACGTCACCGACTTCGGGCTGTTCATCGACATCTATCAGGGCCTCGAGGGTCTGGCTCACGTCAGCGAGATCGACGTGCCGGGCGGCAAGCTCGACGACCACTTCGCCATCGGCGACTGGATCC